AGGTGAATGAATATGTTAATTCCGATCATGCCGGTTGTAGAGAGACAAGAAAGTCCACTACGGGATATGTTTTTACATTTGGAGGTAGTACGGTTAGTTGGATGTCTAGGTTGCAAGACATCGTTGCTTTGTCCTCTACGGAAGCCGAATATGTTGCCTTGACCGAGGCGGCGAAGGAAATGATTTGGTTAAAGCGATTGCTTGCACAATTTGGAGTGAGGCAAAATAAATATGTTGTGCATTGTGATAATCAAAGTGCAATTCATCTTGCAAAGAATGCGGCGTATCACTCCCGAACTAAGCATATCGATGTTCGCTTTCATTTTATTCGGATGGTATTAGATCGTCAACACTTGGATGTGGAGAAGATCGATACAAAGAAAAACCTTGCGGATATGTTGACAAAGGTTGTTCCTACGGTAAAACTCATATTTTGTAGGAAGCACTTCGGATTGATCGAGACATTGATGGAGTGGTTGGAGAACAATGCATTGTGATGAAGCTCATTTGATGGATGGAGATTACTTATTTGAAGGATAGAGATTTGCCttcaagtgggagattgttgaGCTAATTATATTGGGCCTATTTCTTATTTGGGCCTTGCTATTTGGGCTATGTAATTTGATGAAGTCAAAATCTCctctttctatattttcttatcATGTATGTGGGCCCCTATTTGTAAGCTTTTGAATCATGgttcttttgatccaaaggcccaTATTGTTAGCCTCTTCTCTTAGGGAGCTAAAGTGGGATATtagaatagagagaaaaaagaagagcgAAAAGTAGAGAGTGAAAAAAAGAAgtgggagaaaagagagaaaaccctaggcttggttttgatcttggTTCTATCAAGAAGGAGGTGAGATCTTCCTTGTGAGGTGTGGTTTACACCATTTGGATAGAACTAGAGATTGTTGGAACTCTCTTTTATACCTTGGAGATAAGgtgatatttctctcatttgaaTCTCTCTTGTAATCTTCAAGTTTATAGTGGAAGCTTCTTTTGCATTGTTCTCCTGTGGATGTAGATatagccgaaccacgtaaatccttATGTTCTtgtggttttttatttttgttattgctCTTGTGCTTGGCTTTCCATTTGATACTTAAAGAAAGTGGGTTGTGAAATTGTCCACCAAGTGTTTGTGAAATTGCCATCAATATTTTTCACCCTCATTTAACAACAAAACTTTTAGAAACAaatgcataaatattttatttagtatatattttttttattcactcAAAAAACTTATATATTTGATAGATAAGAAGTGTagtcaaatatttagaattaaatttgcaacgtattagataaaatatactatcttATCAAATCATAAATGTATGATCATTCAATGAGCAAACTCAAACTCGTTTTCTATAATCGCGCCAGAAAATTATCATATCGAACAAGTTATCCTTCGATAACCAATTTCGATATCCGGTGTAAAGAGAACATGGAGCCCCAAATTCACCTGGGTTTCAACATCACCCTGTACAACAACTCAAAAACTTATGCTCAAATAGCTAAGAGAAGCAATGCAATTAGGAGGGTTGCTGAAACAGAGAAAAGAACATCTCAAACCCAACAACATTCACCAAATTAACATGATGTCCAAATGTTAGCAATTTTCAGACCATCCTGCAAGCCCAGAAACCTCAATCAAACCGCCGAAAGTCGACTGTTATGAAAGCACTAAATTACCCACCTATTCATTGCCACCGGCTTCAGAAAGTTCAAGCTAAGCAGAAAAACGAAATTATATCACAAGTTCGAAGCTTAAACGACGACGCTGCTGCTGGTGCAGCAAAGCAGTTTGTTCCGGTGTCAGACTGTCATGCATTGTTTTCAGATGGAGTGAGTGCTGAAATAGTTGAAGTCATGATGGTGGACTCCGAGCTGTTTGAGCCAGGAGTCGGCAGCGCTAAACAGAGATGCGATCTTTTCGCTGTCGCCAGTCTCAGGATTAATCCAGAGGCTCCCTTCAAGTTTGTAGGTAGCAAGCCCGAAAGGAGTGAGCGATACATTGTTCCAGTTCTCCTCGGATTTTGTTTCGCTCTCTTTCTCATCTGAATAACACAAAGTGTCTTTGGTAAATTTCTGGAAATATATATCTACATAGTATCATAATTCACCGTAGACTAATACAAAAGGAAAGTAATAATGAAAGCGCAGATACTGAAAATAAGTAGTCAAAAATTCCATGAATTAAGATCATCGAAACTCATGCAGAACCAGAAAAAATGTGATAACAAATAAGCATGCAGTGTCTTCTTCATAAGTGCTCCTCATAGAATTGAGTAATTATGGAGACTAATGTGAGAACAAGTATCACATTACAGTCGCAGTTCGATACTCTACTTCTCAGCTATATACTGCATAAACGTCCGATTAAGAGAAAATAGGAAAAAGTGACAAGAAGATTTGTTGATTTCGAGAACCAAATATAGGAAGAATCTGTATTAAGTAGAAAATATAGTTACGAGCAAAGCGTTCGCGAACCTTGAAATGAAGCAGAGATAGTATGGTAAGTCAGGAAGCATGTAGACAAGTCCTTCACATTGCGCTTGGCGGGGATTTGATAGATCGGATACCTAATTGACAAGAGAAAAATAGTAAGAAAAGATccaaagaaaagtaaaaaagtcaTACAAAGATCTAGATTTCGCGATCTTCATCAAATAAAAGATCCTTCTAAATGTTCACAAACACGTGCCGAAAGCTGTTACGAATCATCGAAAACGTCCAAAATAACTTGACAAAAAAAACTCAATTGTCATTTTCGTTTGTCGTTTCTGCTTGTCGTTTCCGTTTGTCGTTTCCTCGATTCGACGATTTCTTAAATCATGAAGAACCGGACAAGACAGCATGGATATCAGAGCAACCAATAGATCACGAGATTCGCCGATCCTTATAATAATATCCTTTCCAAACATGGATACGCTTACGCAGCTAACCAAGTTAAAGCAGAAGCAAAAGGTAGGCCAAGCATAGATACCAAGCAACCGACATCCAACTCGCTGGCGAAAGCTCGGCGCTCGTAAGAGATGTCAACCCCGAGAAGTAATGAGCTAGCTCATACACCTACTTGAAACAAAAGGGGCAAAATATGTAAACAAGTACAACGTAAGCGACACACGCAAAGAGTTTCACCATCGAAATAAGATCCATGCAAAATACCTTGTCCACAAAAGGTACCCTTCCGTACGGCGAACAAACCTCAAAGAACTCAAAGCACAAGTGCCCGAAGCTTTTCCTAGCATCCCATGCACCCCCATTCCATGAGGTCGATAGCTTCGCGTACTCATTGCGATGATCCCCGTTAAGGCTCCTATTGTCGAAATGAACAGAGACAGTTCAAATTAGCCTTTTCGCTTCTCTTGATTTACTTTAAGCTTATGTTATCTCTTCGAAAGGCGGTATGAACAAACCTAGATGGAGTAAAAGGTTTGTTGGTGTACAATTGGATCGCGGAAAGGTATGGCACATAGTATTGGACTAGTGTTTCCCCATCGGGAAGGCGAACTCGCGTCCCCGCGCCATAGGCACTCCACTCATAGTACTGGTCCCAGAGCTCGCCAAGGTTGAAATACTTGACGGTTTCCGCCCCCGGAGTTTGCCATGCAGAGAAGGAATGCTGCACAAACAAAAagaactttgattttttttttttttttgttcgaatTCGAATCCATT
This genomic window from Ananas comosus cultivar F153 linkage group 3, ASM154086v1, whole genome shotgun sequence contains:
- the LOC109708076 gene encoding uncharacterized protein LOC109708076 → MDSGKLGGYSNLQCFLDCTTPTVEIQFLSKHSFSAWQTPGAETVKYFNLGELWDQYYEWSAYGAGTRVRLPDGETLVQYYVPYLSAIQLYTNKPFTPSRSLNGDHRNEYAKLSTSWNGGAWDARKSFGHLCFEFFEVCSPYGRVPFVDKVYELAHYFSGLTSLTSAELSPASWMSVAWYPIYQIPAKRNVKDLSTCFLTYHTISASFQDEKESETKSEENWNNVSLTPFGLATYKLEGSLWINPETGDSEKIASLFSAADSWLKQLGVHHHDFNYFSTHSI